One segment of Nostoc piscinale CENA21 DNA contains the following:
- a CDS encoding Uma2 family endonuclease, whose protein sequence is MTTVVQSSTLAEFLQRPETKPASEYINGKISQKPMPQGEHSRLQGKLVATVNAVAETSKIALAFPELRCVFGGAAIVPDISVFRWERIPREPSGRIANRFETYPDWAIEILSPDQSFGNVLNKLLHCSQNGTELGWLIFPDEANILTIFPNQRVEMLTGTAQLPILSNIDLTLTVEQVFSWLTLE, encoded by the coding sequence ATGACTACAGTAGTCCAGTCCAGCACTTTAGCAGAATTCCTACAACGCCCCGAAACTAAACCCGCCTCGGAATATATCAACGGAAAAATTAGCCAAAAACCTATGCCCCAAGGAGAACATAGCCGCCTTCAAGGTAAACTTGTCGCCACTGTTAATGCGGTGGCTGAAACTTCCAAAATTGCCCTAGCTTTCCCGGAACTGCGTTGTGTGTTTGGAGGTGCTGCGATAGTTCCTGATATTTCTGTGTTTCGCTGGGAACGCATTCCCCGTGAACCATCAGGTAGAATTGCTAACCGCTTTGAAACTTATCCTGACTGGGCTATAGAAATTCTCTCTCCCGACCAAAGCTTTGGAAACGTTCTCAATAAACTATTGCATTGTTCCCAAAATGGCACAGAACTAGGTTGGTTGATTTTTCCAGATGAAGCGAACATTTTGACTATCTTTCCTAACCAACGAGTTGAGATGCTGACAGGTACAGCCCAACTCCCAATTCTCAGCAATATTGATTTAACTTTAACTGTTGAGCAAGTTTTTAGCTGGTTAACTCTTGAGTAG